The Methanoculleus marisnigri JR1 genome window below encodes:
- a CDS encoding COG1361 S-layer family protein, which yields MGTDRPGPVPVLLILACLLVSPAAGAQGNVTVTSVAVEPEVLMPGDSGFVTVTVQNTGPSTLLLGRARLYEDGVVPAGEPYPSVGDLGAGLNRTFTFAVRADAPDGTYYPRFSLDLRENGTLSHPVPVRVDGTPLEASVADRPDAFAAGREAAIAVQVGNPRPNAASGVRVIPEGANFSVTPGSAFIGTLEPDASGTVAFNLTPAAETNVTFRVVWRNGINTHAADLVLPVTFGEDKRQADPVITNVEVAVEGGIYRATGDVMNAGLEPARSVIISPGAPATPVDPFRVYVVGTLDSDDISTFEVTFRAGAGVEEIPLVIDYRDGDGNPYSVERPISLENRTAEEGADAGLPAPAVAAVALVAVAAGLAALWYVRRRRR from the coding sequence GTGGGAACCGATCGCCCCGGGCCTGTTCCGGTCCTGCTCATCCTGGCATGCCTTCTCGTCTCCCCGGCCGCGGGAGCGCAGGGCAACGTGACGGTGACGTCCGTTGCGGTCGAGCCGGAAGTCCTGATGCCGGGCGACTCGGGTTTCGTCACGGTCACCGTGCAGAACACCGGCCCGTCCACCCTCCTGCTCGGCAGGGCCCGCCTCTACGAGGACGGCGTCGTCCCGGCGGGTGAGCCCTATCCCTCGGTCGGGGATCTCGGGGCGGGCCTCAACCGGACGTTCACCTTCGCCGTCCGTGCGGACGCTCCCGACGGAACCTACTACCCCCGTTTCTCCCTCGATCTCCGGGAGAACGGAACTCTCAGCCACCCGGTTCCTGTCCGGGTGGACGGTACTCCACTTGAGGCGTCGGTGGCCGATAGGCCGGACGCCTTCGCTGCCGGGAGGGAGGCCGCCATCGCCGTTCAGGTCGGCAACCCACGGCCGAACGCCGCCTCCGGCGTCCGGGTGATCCCCGAGGGTGCGAACTTCTCCGTCACGCCGGGCAGCGCATTCATCGGGACCCTGGAACCCGACGCGTCCGGAACCGTCGCCTTCAACCTGACCCCGGCGGCGGAGACAAACGTCACGTTCCGGGTGGTCTGGCGCAACGGGATCAACACTCACGCCGCCGATCTCGTGCTGCCGGTCACGTTCGGCGAGGACAAACGGCAGGCGGACCCCGTCATCACCAACGTCGAAGTCGCCGTGGAGGGAGGGATCTACCGGGCGACGGGCGACGTCATGAACGCGGGGCTCGAGCCGGCCCGATCGGTCATCATCTCCCCGGGTGCGCCCGCGACGCCCGTCGACCCGTTCCGGGTCTACGTCGTCGGAACGCTTGATTCCGACGACATCTCGACGTTCGAGGTTACGTTCCGCGCCGGTGCCGGCGTGGAGGAGATCCCGCTCGTCATCGACTACCGGGACGGCGACGGTAACCCCTACTCCGTCGAGCGGCCGATCTCGCTCGAGAACCGCACTGCAGAGGAGGGCGCCGATGCCGGGCTGCCCGCTCCGGCCGTTGCCGCCGTGGCGCTGGTCGCCGTCGCCGCCGGCCTCGCGGCCCTCTGGTACGTCCGGAGGCGGCGGCGGTGA
- a CDS encoding ABC transporter ATP-binding protein: MSGEPILRFEEVSKIYPLPAGDVVALDRVSLTVDPGEFIAVMGPSGSGKSTLLNLMGCLDVPTRGKIYLSGHEISRMSDDDLTRLRRDRIGFVFQQFNLIPLLSAVENVEFPIILTTDREESRRRAIEVMRAMHLNDALLTHRPAELSGGEQQRVAIARALVNDPDLLLCDEPTGNLDTKTGTAIMEILAEENREGKTVIMVTHDPNVAAYARRTIRIVDGRLA, translated from the coding sequence GTGAGCGGCGAGCCTATCCTCCGGTTCGAGGAGGTCAGCAAGATCTACCCCCTCCCGGCAGGCGACGTCGTGGCGCTCGATCGCGTCTCCCTCACCGTCGATCCGGGCGAGTTCATCGCCGTTATGGGGCCCTCGGGCTCCGGGAAGTCGACGCTCCTGAACCTGATGGGCTGTCTCGACGTCCCGACCCGCGGGAAGATCTACCTATCCGGGCATGAGATCTCCAGGATGAGCGACGACGACCTCACCCGGCTCCGGCGCGACCGCATCGGGTTCGTCTTCCAGCAGTTCAATCTCATCCCGCTGCTCTCGGCGGTCGAGAACGTCGAGTTTCCCATCATCCTCACCACCGACCGGGAGGAGAGCCGGCGCCGGGCGATCGAGGTCATGCGGGCGATGCACCTCAACGACGCCCTCTTGACCCACAGGCCGGCCGAGCTCTCGGGCGGCGAGCAGCAACGGGTCGCCATCGCCCGCGCGCTCGTGAACGACCCCGACCTCCTTCTCTGCGACGAGCCGACCGGGAACCTGGACACGAAGACCGGGACGGCGATCATGGAGATTCTTGCGGAGGAGAACCGGGAGGGCAAGACGGTCATCATGGTCACTCACGACCCCAACGTCGCCGCATACGCCCGCCGCACGATCCGGATCGTGGACGGGAGGCTGGCATAG
- a CDS encoding ABC transporter permease, with amino-acid sequence MFFSFAARNLRRHWIRSALSIIGIVIGVVAIASLGVMGNSINLLVANVITDVGDTIVITPHTAIGGTFAGDPRTAVDAAIPVREVEEIRRAANPHRTVPVLQGADEVEFGRGESGYTQIIGLASDDIPILLEIADGQYPRQNQPGALVGTYLAAEYDVAPGFRLTIGNESIRVAGVLAERGFAADINPDYAIVVPDGWYESHFGARDTYPMVIVRVGNAEEIDAVKEAIDSRINRREEIVDVFDSRDMLRQYEEIYQQITVFLLGIGGISLIVAAVNILNVMYISVTERIREIGVMRSIGALRREVLRMFLYEAVLLGLIGSIIGGVLSTAFGYLISLAAVEVFTAGTTFGENITIFDLSAVGYIVFGMAFGIGTSIAAGFYPAWNASQLAPVDAMRQK; translated from the coding sequence GTGTTCTTCTCGTTCGCGGCGAGGAACCTGCGGAGGCACTGGATACGCTCGGCGCTCTCGATCATCGGGATCGTCATCGGCGTCGTCGCCATCGCCTCCCTCGGCGTCATGGGCAACAGCATCAATCTCCTCGTCGCGAACGTCATCACCGACGTCGGCGATACCATCGTGATCACGCCGCACACCGCGATCGGCGGGACCTTTGCCGGAGACCCACGGACGGCAGTGGACGCCGCCATCCCCGTCCGCGAGGTCGAGGAGATCCGGCGGGCGGCAAACCCGCACCGGACGGTCCCGGTGCTCCAGGGAGCCGACGAGGTGGAGTTCGGCCGCGGCGAGAGCGGGTATACCCAGATCATCGGGCTTGCATCGGACGATATTCCCATCCTGCTTGAGATCGCGGACGGGCAGTACCCCCGGCAGAACCAGCCGGGCGCGCTCGTCGGGACATACCTCGCCGCGGAGTACGACGTAGCCCCGGGCTTCAGGCTCACGATCGGGAACGAGAGCATCCGGGTTGCCGGCGTGCTTGCGGAGCGCGGGTTTGCCGCCGACATCAACCCGGACTACGCGATCGTCGTCCCCGACGGCTGGTACGAGAGCCACTTCGGGGCCAGGGATACCTACCCGATGGTCATCGTCCGGGTCGGGAACGCGGAAGAGATCGACGCCGTGAAAGAGGCGATCGATAGCCGGATCAACCGGCGCGAGGAGATCGTGGACGTATTCGACTCGCGCGACATGCTCCGGCAGTACGAGGAGATCTACCAGCAGATCACGGTGTTTCTTCTCGGGATCGGGGGGATATCACTCATTGTCGCCGCCGTCAACATCTTAAACGTCATGTACATCTCGGTGACCGAGCGCATCCGCGAGATCGGCGTCATGAGGAGCATCGGGGCGTTGCGGCGGGAGGTTCTGCGGATGTTCCTCTACGAAGCGGTGCTCCTCGGGCTCATCGGAAGCATCATCGGCGGTGTTCTGAGCACCGCCTTCGGCTACCTGATCAGCCTCGCCGCGGTCGAGGTTTTCACGGCCGGGACGACATTCGGCGAAAACATCACGATCTTCGACCTGAGCGCGGTCGGATATATCGTCTTCGGGATGGCGTTCGGTATAGGGACGAGCATCGCCGCCGGGTTTTACCCGGCCTGGAATGCTTCGCAGCTCGCTCCGGTCGATGCGATGCGGCAGAAATGA
- a CDS encoding ABC transporter permease, whose translation MIFFDLAVRNLKRHKVRSVLATVGIIIGVIAIASLGVMGSSLSVLFSGMVSDVSDTLLVTPHLAASSGDPFDPRNTLAARISDKNLGLIEKAAGEHRVIPMILASDRLHVRDASGYVTIYAMPAADIPFLLEEEAGIYPQGRSSGVMVGSLLADEFDLHPGSRIEVGGERVRVVGIAAERGMGIDINPDYAVIVTEDWYTERHGEQDYSRVVVKVGDLSEIEGVKAAIDQQINRRKEVVDVLDSREILEIFYETTDAINIFLLGIGAVSLLVASVSILNVMIISVTERTGEIGLMRSIGARKREVLRMFLYESLVLGIAGSIAGGIVSIAVAYYVTTTVAEYLTDFAMSAGAGIPVTVVIGYVAFAMAFGTATSIVAGFYPAWKAAQLNPIEALRYE comes from the coding sequence ATGATCTTCTTCGATCTCGCGGTCAGGAACCTCAAACGGCACAAGGTCCGCTCGGTCCTCGCAACGGTCGGCATCATCATCGGCGTGATAGCCATCGCCTCCCTCGGCGTCATGGGAAGCAGCCTCTCGGTGCTCTTCAGCGGGATGGTCTCCGACGTGAGCGACACCTTGCTCGTCACCCCGCACCTCGCGGCATCGAGCGGCGACCCGTTCGACCCCAGAAACACCCTTGCCGCACGCATCTCCGATAAAAACCTGGGGCTGATAGAGAAGGCCGCGGGAGAGCACCGCGTCATCCCCATGATTCTCGCATCGGACCGGCTGCATGTGCGGGATGCGAGCGGCTACGTGACGATATATGCCATGCCGGCGGCCGACATCCCGTTCCTGCTGGAAGAAGAAGCCGGGATCTACCCGCAGGGGAGGTCGTCCGGGGTGATGGTGGGCTCGCTCCTTGCCGATGAATTCGACCTCCATCCCGGGAGCCGCATCGAGGTCGGGGGCGAACGCGTCCGTGTCGTGGGAATCGCGGCGGAGCGGGGGATGGGCATCGACATCAACCCCGACTATGCCGTCATCGTCACGGAGGACTGGTATACGGAGCGGCACGGGGAGCAGGACTACAGCCGTGTCGTCGTCAAGGTCGGCGATCTCTCGGAGATCGAAGGGGTGAAGGCCGCCATCGACCAGCAGATCAACCGCAGGAAGGAGGTCGTGGACGTTCTCGACTCGCGCGAGATCCTGGAGATCTTCTACGAGACCACCGACGCCATCAACATCTTCCTCCTCGGCATCGGTGCGGTTTCGCTCCTCGTCGCGAGCGTGAGCATCTTAAACGTCATGATCATCTCGGTCACGGAGCGGACGGGGGAGATCGGGCTGATGCGGAGCATCGGGGCGCGAAAACGGGAGGTTCTGCGGATGTTCCTCTACGAGAGCCTTGTCCTCGGGATCGCAGGGAGCATCGCCGGCGGCATCGTGAGCATAGCGGTCGCCTACTACGTCACCACCACGGTAGCGGAGTACCTCACCGACTTCGCCATGTCGGCAGGAGCGGGCATCCCTGTTACCGTGGTGATCGGCTACGTCGCCTTTGCGATGGCGTTCGGGACGGCAACCAGCATCGTCGCCGGGTTCTACCCGGCATGGAAAGCGGCGCAGTTAAACCCAATCGAGGCGCTCCGCTACGAGTGA